From the Synergistaceae bacterium genome, the window GAAAAAGCGAGGAGAGACGAGTAGTGGTCCTGCGTTCCGGCGATCTGGAAGTCGGTCTGTTGGTGGACTCCCTCGAGGGCATGCGCAACATCCTTTTCGGCGATCTTCGCCCGCCCCTTCCGGCGATGGTCGGCGCCTACGCTGCCTATGTTATTGGATTGGAGGCTGAAGGCGCCGTGGTCCTTGACGGGGAGAGGATTCTTCGGGATGATTCACTTATTGTGGACGACAGAGTTTAAATCCGGGAGGTATAGATGATGAGGAAACCGAAGATTGACAGCATTGAAAACAAACTGGCTTTTGCCTTCAGCACAGTGGTGCTTATCGCCTTTCTCCTGGGCCTGACCGGAACCATGGGGGCAAATCGTCTTTCAAACCTCATAAAGAACATCGCCTCGAACCGTTTCGAGGATATGCGTTCCCTGGCGACTTTGAACTATGAGCGCGTCCTGGTGCGGACCCAGGCTTACGAGGCCCTGCTGGCCAAGGACAAGCCGCACCGCGACCAGGAGCTTAAAAATATCATAGGAAGGCGCAAGGGCAGCTTGAACAGGGTGGAGGTCGGATGGGAGACTCTTCTTTCCTCTCCTCGCTACTCGGAGAAGGAGAAGGAGCACCTTGAGGACCTGATGAAGCATTACGCCAAGTGGCTGAACATAAACAACAGCTTTACCGCGCTTCTCGAGAGAATCGTCGATGCGGGCACCGAGAAGGAGAAGGCCGAGCTGTTCAGTGAATGCGAGGAGATGTCCAAAGAGCTGGTGGTCGCCTCCGATCTCATGGGAGACGCGTTTCTCCTGCTGACCTACGACAACAACAGGGTCACCAAACAGATCGTCGAGGAAGGCCTGAAAGCGGCCGAGGTCTCAAGGAACCTCTCCTTCGCCACCATGTTTCTGGGAGTCTTCGTCACGATAATCATAACGGTCGGGCTGACGCGCAGCCTCATCCGCCCGATAAACGCCTCCGTCGCTCTCTTGACCCGCCTCAGGGACGGCGATCTGCGAATGGACATCTCCCCGGACATTCTATCAAGGGGGGACGAGCTCGGAGACCTCGCCAAGGCCGTCCAGGAGCTTACGATCAGCCTCAGGGAGCAGATAGCGTCGATGAAGGAGATGGCGGTGGCCCTTGCGAAGGCGACTTCCGAGATATCCGAGTCGGTCTCATCGGTGACAGCCGCGGCGCAGGAGGCGGGGGCGGCGGTGGTGCAGACCTCCGCGACAATCGAGGAGGTCCGCACGACGGCGGAGGTCACGAGCAAGAGGAGCAGCAAGGTCGCGGAGAGCGCCCAGCAGGGGCTCCAGGAGATGCAGCGAGGCAAGGTCTCGACCGAGACCCTGTTCAGCGGGATAAAGCTGATTCGGGAGAGGATGACCTCCATCGCCGAGACGATAATCCAGCTGAGCGAGCAGAGCCAGGAGGTCGGCGAGATAACGGGAACGGTGGAGGATCTGGCGGAGCAGTCCAACCTGCTGGCCATCAATGCCGCGGTCGAGGCAGCCAAGGCCGGCGACCAGGGACGAGGCTTCTCCGTTGTTGCCCAGGAGATAAAGAGCCTCGCCGAACAGTCCAAGCAGTCGGCGAAGGAGGTCCAGCGCATCCTCCGCGACATCCAGAAGGCCACCAGCGCCTCCGTGATGGCCATAGAGCAGGGATCCAAGGCCGTCGAGGAGGGTGCGCAGGACGCTGCGCCCTCGCAGGAGCTGATACAGAAGATAACGAGCAACTTCGTCGAGTCGGCTCAGTCCGCCGCTCAGATAGCGGCAGCTAACAACGAGCTGCTGGCAGGGATCGACCAGGTGACCCAGGCCATGGAGAGCATAAAAGCAGGAGGCGAGCACAACGTGGTCAGGATGAAGGAGCTGGAGGCGTCCTCGGCGGGACTTCGCGAGATGGGGCAAAAACTCTCGATCCTCGTAGAAGGCTACCTGGTCTGACCGAAAAAGGACTCTGAACCGACCTCATGAGTTTAATAGACAGGGATTTTTTGGAGGAGCTGCGCAGTGACTACGTCCCAGAGGCCGAGGAGTACATTCAGGCCTTGGTCTCCGGGCTGCTGGAGCTCGAAAAGCGCCCTGAATCGGCTAATGAATGTGTTGAGAAGCTGTTCAGAGCGGCACACAGCCTTAAAGGCGCGTCCCAGGCGGTGATGCTGCCCGGGATTTCGTCCATTTGCCAGGTGATCGAAAGCGTCTTCTCAAAGGTAAAGAAAGATGCGCTCAAGCTCTCCCCCG encodes:
- a CDS encoding methyl-accepting chemotaxis protein codes for the protein MRKPKIDSIENKLAFAFSTVVLIAFLLGLTGTMGANRLSNLIKNIASNRFEDMRSLATLNYERVLVRTQAYEALLAKDKPHRDQELKNIIGRRKGSLNRVEVGWETLLSSPRYSEKEKEHLEDLMKHYAKWLNINNSFTALLERIVDAGTEKEKAELFSECEEMSKELVVASDLMGDAFLLLTYDNNRVTKQIVEEGLKAAEVSRNLSFATMFLGVFVTIIITVGLTRSLIRPINASVALLTRLRDGDLRMDISPDILSRGDELGDLAKAVQELTISLREQIASMKEMAVALAKATSEISESVSSVTAAAQEAGAAVVQTSATIEEVRTTAEVTSKRSSKVAESAQQGLQEMQRGKVSTETLFSGIKLIRERMTSIAETIIQLSEQSQEVGEITGTVEDLAEQSNLLAINAAVEAAKAGDQGRGFSVVAQEIKSLAEQSKQSAKEVQRILRDIQKATSASVMAIEQGSKAVEEGAQDAAPSQELIQKITSNFVESAQSAAQIAAANNELLAGIDQVTQAMESIKAGGEHNVVRMKELEASSAGLREMGQKLSILVEGYLV